One window of Watersipora subatra chromosome 3, tzWatSuba1.1, whole genome shotgun sequence genomic DNA carries:
- the LOC137392089 gene encoding putative nuclease HARBI1, with amino-acid sequence MESSDDDEILLMAGSAAAALTVCMMEEEEQNHSDRRKNRTWTGPITSSRQNNGAYYATVPLLIHDDDDNDDDDSGLPSNRVGTFRNYFRMTRKQFDMILKKVEPLIAKENTALRVSISAEQRLMVTLRYLATGTSMTQLHYDWCISVASLSAIIPETCHAIYTSLCADYLRTPTTEQEWIEISRQLEDNWNFPNALGALDGKHIIMTKPWHAGSEYHNYKTQESIILMAMCDANYSFTYVDVGAQGRASDGGVFGRSTLQLGIEGNTLNFPADRCPPNSNQALPHVILADEAFQLQTNLMRPYPKRTLNHERRIFNYRLSRLRRLIENSFGILSNTWRILLRRIDLEPEKTKTLVLACCILHNILRKSRTPPRGAPPQTQNDETQDYGEQLPGLAPIALRPTAAASRVRDEYCHYFNTIGAVSWQERMVPQL; translated from the exons ATGGAgtcttccgatgacgatgaaattttgttgatggcaggCTCGGCTGCAGCagctctgacagtctgtatGATGGAGGAGGAAGAACAG AACCATTCAGATAGGCGGAAGAACCGTACATGGACAGGCCCCATCACAAGCTCAAGGCAAAATAATGGTGCTTATTATGCCACTGTGCCTCTACTGATACATGATGATGACGATAACGATGATGATGACAGTGGACTTCCATCAAATCGTGTTGGAACATTTAGAAATTATTTCCGAATGACACGGAAGCAATTTGATATGATATTAAAGAAGGTAGAACCCCTTATAGCCAAGGAGAACACTGCACTCCGAGTCAGCATAAGTGCTGAACAAAGACTGATGGTGACACTGAGGTATTTAGCGACTGGGACAAGTATGACACAACTCCATTATGATTGGTGTATATCTGTCGCCTCCCTGTCTGCAATCATACCTGAAACATGCCACGCCATTTACACATCTTTGTGCGCTGATTATCTCAGGACACCTACCACAGAGCAAGAATGGATTGAGATTTCCAGGCAACTTGAGGACAATTGGAACTTTCCTAATGCACTGG GCGCTCTTGATGGGAAGCATATCATCATGACGAAGCCTTGGCATGCAGGGTCTGAATATCACAATTATAAAACACAGGAGTCAATAATACTCATGGCTATGTGTGATGCCAATTATTC ATTCACTTATGTTGATGTTGGAGCACAAGGTAGAGCTTCAGATGGTGGTGTATTTGGGAGATCCACCTTGCAGCTGGGAATTGAAGGCAACACCCTAAACTTTCCCGCTGATCGATGTCCCCCCAATTCCAATCAGGCTCTACCACATGTCATCTTGGCGGATGAGGCATTCCAGCTACAAACCAATCTTATGCGACCTTATCCAAAACGCACTTTGAATCATGAGCGAAGG ATATTCAACTACAGACTCTCAAGACTGAGAAGATTGATCGAAAATTCTTTCGGTATTCTTTCAAATACTTGGCGAATTTTACTGCGCAGGATTGATCTGGAGCCAGAAAAGACAAAAACTTTAGTTTTGGCTTGTTGCATCTTGCACAACATCCTGAGGAAATCGAGAACACCACCACGAGGTGCACCACCTCAGACTCAAAATGATGAGACTCAAGATTATGGTGAACAGCTGCCAGGACTTGCCCCTATTGCTCTAAGGCCGACTGCAGCAGCAAGCCGAGTCCGTGATGAATATTGTCATTATTTTAACACTATAGGAGCTGTCTCTTGGCAGGAACGAATGGTGCCACAGCTTTAG